The following is a genomic window from Hymenobacter monticola.
CTTAAACGTCAATAAATAACTCATTGCGCCCAATCATCCGTGCGGAACGACGACACCGGCAGGCCCTCGTTGCTGAACAGCGTGGCCTTGGTGAAGTCCTGGAACGCGTAGCGCACCGCCACGGGCGCCTTCACCGCCTCGGCCGAAACGTTGATACTGCTGCCGCTGATGCTGGCTTTGGCCGGGTACCATTTCTGGTCGGCGCCGGCTATTTCGAAACCGGTCAGCTCTTGGCCGAAGGTTGTCATTCCCATGGGCGAATTCTTGAAGCGCACGGTGGCGGTGTTGTCTTTTATAGTCAACGACTCATACGTCGGGCTGAGGGCGCCGAAGCCTTTGCGGCCGTAGGTTTGGGCCAGGGCCAGCAGGGCCAAGCGGGTGCCGCCGGGCTCCTTGCGCATGGGGTGGATGCTGGTTTCCTCGCCCACGTCGAGCAGCACGGCCATGCCGGTATTGGGCACCTGGTCCGGCAGCTTGCGCTGCGTGTCGCGGATAAAGGCCGAGTTGTACTTACCGCCCTTGTTTTTGGAGGTACGGGTGTAGTCGAAGGGCGCAATCTGGGCGAAGTAGAACGGGAAGTCGCCCAGGCCCCACTTCGTGCGCCACTGCTTCACCATGGCGGCAAACAGCTGCGCGTACTCGTCGGCCCGGTCGTAGTTCGACTCGCCCTGGTACCAGATGGCGCCCTTAATGCCGTAACCCTCGATGGGGTGCAGCATACCGTTGTAGAGCGTGGTGGCCGTGCGACTCACCAGCTTGATGGTGTCGCCTTTGGCCGGAACCTTCACGCCGGCAAACTGCCGCAGGTTCTCCGCGTCCATCCAGGCTTCGATGAAGGAGCCGCTGTAGCTGCAGTGCAGCAGGCCCACCGGCACCTGCAGCTGCTCCTGCACCAGCCGCCCGAAGTAGTAGGCCGTGGCGCTGAAGTTGCTCACGGCCTCGGGCTCGGCCAGGCGCCAAGGCGAGGGCTTGCTGTTTTCCTGGGGCTCAGTTACCGAGGAGCGGGGCACGTTGTAGAGGCGCAGCTGCTCGTTACGGGAGTGCAGAATGGCCTCGTTCGAGCCCAGCACGGGCTGACCTTTGAAGCCCTTCATCGGCATCTCCATGTTCGACTGCCCACCACACAGCCACACTTCGCCCACCAGCACGTTTTTGAGCTGCACGACCGGCCCGTCGCCGCTGATGCTCAGCGTGTAGGGAGTGTAGCTCGCGGCCGGCGTTTTCACCTTCAGCCGCCACTTGCCGGCCGCGTCGGCCTGGGCGGTGTATTTCTGCTTGCTCCACGAGGGGCTGACGGTGATGGTGTTGCCGGCTTTGGCCCAGCCCCACACAGCGCATTCAGCCTGCTGCTGCAGCACCATGTTGTCGGTGAAGAGGGAAGGCAGGCGGAGCTGGGCGTGGGTGAGGAAGGGGAGGAAGACGAGGAATAGAAAGGCTTTTGTGTTCATGCTTCAAGTGACCGCAAGAGGTAGAGACGCAATATTTTGCGTCTCGTCGTTGCTGATGTTGTTTAATCTGCGCGGTTTAGTGAGGTTCCGGTCGTTCAACGACGAGAGGCAAAATATTGCGTCTCTACACCGTTCCAAAATCTACCGACTCACCGGAATCCACACCTCCATATCGGCATGGCCGCGGTTGCCCCAGGCGTAGTAGGGGATGAGCGTGAC
Proteins encoded in this region:
- a CDS encoding sialate O-acetylesterase, giving the protein MNTKAFLFLVFLPFLTHAQLRLPSLFTDNMVLQQQAECAVWGWAKAGNTITVSPSWSKQKYTAQADAAGKWRLKVKTPAASYTPYTLSISGDGPVVQLKNVLVGEVWLCGGQSNMEMPMKGFKGQPVLGSNEAILHSRNEQLRLYNVPRSSVTEPQENSKPSPWRLAEPEAVSNFSATAYYFGRLVQEQLQVPVGLLHCSYSGSFIEAWMDAENLRQFAGVKVPAKGDTIKLVSRTATTLYNGMLHPIEGYGIKGAIWYQGESNYDRADEYAQLFAAMVKQWRTKWGLGDFPFYFAQIAPFDYTRTSKNKGGKYNSAFIRDTQRKLPDQVPNTGMAVLLDVGEETSIHPMRKEPGGTRLALLALAQTYGRKGFGALSPTYESLTIKDNTATVRFKNSPMGMTTFGQELTGFEIAGADQKWYPAKASISGSSINVSAEAVKAPVAVRYAFQDFTKATLFSNEGLPVSSFRTDDWAQ